Within Wyeomyia smithii strain HCP4-BCI-WySm-NY-G18 chromosome 2, ASM2978416v1, whole genome shotgun sequence, the genomic segment aactgaaatctccgtcttatgatgcgccagctccagttttttggaccgcatcagtcctcgacgacgcctACAGTGTGCGAAGCCGTCAGCTCAACCTTCTCGATCGActagccgtagacctcaagtgtgatatCGTCCgtaaatccaacgatcacaaccccttggggaagctttagtttcagcacttcttcgtacatgatattccacagtaccgggcccaggatggaacttTGTGGCACCCCTGCGgcaattgggacacatttttgaccctcgtctgtgctgtaaactagcacacgattcggaaataattttccagagtcttgtacaaagacaccggaatgtctagttacCGAAGCGAGTgtgctatggaatcccagctaacactattgtaCGCAtatttcacgtccaacgtgacgattgcgcaacaGCAAATGGACCatctcttacgctggagtgctaacTCTGGTGACGGACAggatagcatccaccgtagacttgcttTTCCGGAAGTCGAACTGGTTACTTGACAGACCGTTCGTTTtctcggtgtacctaaccaatcttacccgccgtatcgagcagacatatcggtcggTATGCCGACGGATCACTTGGTGGTTTTTCTGCCTTCGGCAATGCgtccagcttctgtcgcttccatctctctgggaatgtacagtcatccaggcacttttttgtgacttcccgaaatagtccGGTGGCcactttgatggccttcttcatagccagattcggaatcccatccaaacCCGGGACCTTGCTCACCTTTATTGCCATTCCAAGCATAATTGTCCCAGCTTGTATAAGgattgtgtagaacatgggacaactatgcttagAACGGCAgcttagggagttggcgattaCGATGAGTTCTTCATTCGTAATCACTCCcacctcctctgcctcggcacggctaacgtcGTCACTCATACATTGGATGTTCACCAGGTcggtttaccatttttggtctgaatgcggaggtccgctatcgcgtcggtccatcAATGGACTGGTGGCTTTCAACGTCTAGGCTGGCGGTTTCTGGGCATGGTGGCGTCATATGACCGCGAAAGTGTGGCAACAAATTGATCGGCACACGCAAaattggagtgtgcgtaaccagatcatttatgagcgaaattagcgcatttactgattaaaattggaaccagtacaacgcatgtgcgttgagcataacgcatttgatgctctagcgtattttgaatgtattgcccagctccaaaccactacacttataaagcatcagccgatgttcagcaggttggcatcgttaaaacagtgcaaccagcaatcaatactgataagttgggtactgactccattgaagaaattattgtctgatcgatcaGACTTttatgaatcaggtcatttgaaaacatcattcaatcattaacaataaactaaaacatgagattagtccaaaacattttgtatttaattatgactctggtttcattcacatgcattcggttctgcgttactggcaccagcgtcaataacttccgcggcaacaagactcgccattggctgtttcggttgctgacgatttttagggatgcacgagccgttgatacgcaccggctcgcgaaagtaaagaacggttttttgagcgcctcgaaactgatcgttcgcccgaagccgaagtttaccgagacattacgatttttgtgtatatgatacatattctgattttgatctctgtcaatgtattccttatacaacttttgcgttatgcgtatcacgcattggttgtgcgaagtcagatcgaaatctgtgcgaattgaaaagacacattggatgattaaagcttgaacttttgcgtgcattTGGGCGACAAATTCTGCCCGCCTCGCGCTCTCGTCTAATTGTTTCCGCAATTACCTTAGCATCGAAATGCAATATCCTCCACTCGCGGAGGGCTGTAGTGTAAATCCCACTCGCCGCATGATGTCTCGTGTTACGgtctacactatagcagaccgccaggtggtcactataggtgtagccatcgtctaccccccagatcgtgatcagtcctggactacagaacaTCAAATCGATggtcgactccgcgccgtttctactgaaggtgctcttgattccgacgttggccagatctatgttgagctttgccaaagcctacAACAAGATCCGACCTCTCTGTTTTGTGCGTCGATTTCCCCACTCGGGTGCCCATGCGCTGAAGTCGCCTGCCACCACGGCGTTAGACCGGTCAGCTCCACGGTGACTCGGTCGaccatccttgcgaactgctcggtggacgaacgaggcggagcatagcagctacAGTAGTACATTCCGTTCACCCTGGCAGTCGGGAATCCCTTATTTGAGGTTGACTctacctcctgaaccgggaacttgctgccATGCCGGACCCGTCCGagatccagttaccgtttccggaaccgttacccacgggcTACCTGAGCCCTTTTGCTCCTTAGTGTCCATCGGGGGGGTTGTTTGGTCCACTGTTTCGCTGGCCTGTGGGCTGTTCGCGATTGGGCGCTTTTTGGTGCCCCTCTCCCAGCTAGTCTACgatgtacgatgctggcctaacaagccagtcgtcgtaggttcgagtctcacctcgggggagactgttagtggcagtagaatcgtagcgctagccccgcaattgttctgtacacttaacagttggctgcgatggTATAGTAAACAGAGGGCTTTGCTTTTGGTGTCCCCGGGAGCCGTCTCTCCCGGGAATTGCCTTGTTCGTTTAGCGGCTGGCACAGAGGCACAGACCGCCGCAAACGTGTTGTCTGTTTTGACCGGCTCCGTTGATCCCCCAGCCACCTTCGTGTCTCCTATCTCCAAGGTGATAACTTTTGCCGTTAGCTCGGCATGTTCCGTCCTCGCAGCATCAGCCAAGGATCGCCTGCTTCTGTGTTTGTgtgacttttcgcaaactctaTGATAATATCGAGTTGCTCTTACAGCACCACCAGTCATAGAacgttgcgaccagttgcctTAATTGTAATCTTACTGGCGTCGATCCCATTGGGCGAATTGGTGGGaagtgggagcggcactacttgCTCCGTCAGAGCTGATAGTGTATCTTTTGCGAGAACTCGGCGTCTcaccacgacctaggctagcacTTGCTGATGGTCCAGGACaacttgctagcagtgagcacttccgtggccttcggtccTCGCCAAGTGACATACTGCTCTGCCATAAAGCatagaatatagaatatagaatatagaatatagactatagaatatagaatatagactatagaatatagaatatagactatagaatatagaatatagactatagaatatagaatatagactatagaatatagaatatagactatagaatatagaatatagaatatagaatatagaatatagaatatagaatatagaatatagaatatagaatatagaatatagaatatagaatatagaatatagaatatagaatatagaatatagaatatagaatatagaatatagaatatagaatatagaatatagaatatagaatatagaatatagaatatagaatatagaatatagaatatagaatatagaatatagaatatagaatatagaatatagaatatagaatatagaatatagaatatagaatatagaatatagaatatagaatatagaatatagaatatagaatataaaatatagaatatagaatatagaatatagaatatagaatatagaatatagaatatagaatatagaatatagaatatagaatatagaatatagaatatagaatatagaatatagaatatagaatatagaatataaaatatagaatatagaatatagaatatagaatatagaatatagaatatagaatatagaatatagaatatagaatatagaatatagaatatagaatatagaatatagaatatagaatatagaatatggaatatagaatatagaatatagaatatagaatatagaatatagaatatagaatatagaatatagaatatagaatatagaatatagaatatagaatgTAGAATATAGAATTAATGGAATGTAGAATGTAGAATATaaaatatagaatatagaatatagaatgtagaaaatagaatatagaatatagaatatagaatatagaatatagaatatagaatatagaatatagaatatagaatatagaatatagaatatagaatatagaatatagaatatagaatatagaatatagaatatagaatatagaatatagaatatagaatatagaataCAAAATATAGAATGTAAAATGTAGGATGTAGAATGTAGAATGTAGAATGTAGAATGTAGAATGAAAAATGTAGAATGTAGAATGTAGAATGTAGAATGTAGAATGAAGAATGTAGAATGTAGAATAAAAAATGTAGAATTTAGAATGTCGAATGTAGAATGTAGAATGTAGGAAGTGGAAAGTAGAATATGGAATGTAAAATGTAGAATGTAGAATGTAAAATGTAGAATGTAGAATAAGGAATGTAGAATGTAGAATATaaaatatagaatatagaatatagaatgtagaaaatagaatatagaatatagaattTAGATAAAGACCCACGTTATGTGTGACATTACTTTCTTCAAAGGCTTTGAACTCATATTCTACAGCTGGATAAACAATAACCAGATCGAAATGACAGTATAGATAAACACAGTATGTAtaacgaaaatgaaaaatagtaTCCTAGAGTTTTGTGCGGAAGTTGTTATCTAAGGGTGTACTGAAAGTCCAAAGTTAAGTGGAATGTGATCTGATTATTGTCAAATTACTTATTGCTGACGCACCTTTTCGAACAAGGTCTGTAGCATCGAGGTGTGCACATCCACAACTACAGTAAAGATACTTAAATATAAATAACTttgactttttcaaaaaaataatgttttttaatGAATACATTAACCTAGTTCAACCAAGATTGAACATTAAGGAAATTTTCTCTACAAAAACATAAAGACCAACTGGTTTTCTGTGTTCCCGTACGTTTTTCCTGCATTCCCACAAAAATTATTAcatcttatttttttataaataaataaataaattcaattttttttaaaatatccgataaaatatttttaactttccgatccttgattcttatccagttggcaaccgttctgcgaaaaaaaattagaggtacatggaaattcaataataatcgaaattttgacaccgtgtcatacaacatgaaaacacaactgaaaacaggaaaaaacgtatattttctagcttacccaatctactaatccatagaatggattcttcttagttcactttagatttttcataaagtataatcctcgaaaactcacttaaaagctttaaatttgaaattatagTCTGGCATCTACATtcgaaaacttatttaattcaatcacctacctcagaaaacaaaatccgcgcattgttctatacggctacaaagGGACTCGTTcaacagccaaccaaagtttttttatcactagcggaccactttttattttaatcactaaacgaaatcactcactacactgagaatactttaatctttgaaacgttcaccacaaatttccaaaaaccagcttgaattagcagaaatatatgaaatgaatttctacaattcctaaatttcaactgatgtattttcatctgttttcactgcgttgaagaaattattccgacataattgacataaatctacagcactgtagtggttacctaggttaccaattttgcacgtcaACAACTgtagcggatatctaggtaacctactacgacgggctgcggctacattcattcatgataatgtgattcattcatgattaacagtgtgatgaatatggaggcgtcgtgagatgaataattgagcagtaatTCAAGTTtcgagatggatatggaagcgttctaaaaaatggtttgttttacaaaattcaggataaatctatcttattttactaaatatacaattctgaacgattccataagagcaagTAAGCATacttagtttatttgttcaatgatttcgtgaaaatttggtgtttaatccgagcgttcttcgtgaatatcagCTTAATTAGATAAATAATGGGGCAGTTCCCctagtatttttttctgaaaactggAAATACTGCAGATAGATAGATGACTAGTAATTTGAAtatataataacaaaatttttggatgaTTGGAGAGCAAAAGCGTGATTGAGTTTCAAACCTGAAAAAGAAGTGCATAAGATTGACTACAACTTTTTTATGCATGAATAGTATTGATTGTTGTGTCCATCTTATCACAATAACTTTTTGCGAAATTTAATACCAGACATTGATTTCATACACCATTTCTAACTAATTTTAAAAGAattgaatttaatttaatttgtttttgaaatctAATTCCAGAAAATAATTATATCTTTTAAAAACTATAAGGTGGCTTAAAATACTCTTTAACGATTTGTGTAAATCTTCAAATGTATCGTAGCTCCAGAAATCCATATATAACAGCTTTATTTGGCAAAATTACAAGTAAAGTTGCTCAACTTCAATCAAAGTTCAGATGTCAGGTGATGTCATGCGACATCATTCGCGTGAAATTGGTTAATAATAAGCGAATAAGAGTAATATGAATCTAACagtaaacaacaaaaatacatgaaaactagttaactttattttcgtatatttttaataattgttcATGTAACCTTTcgttaagcaaagttttattcGGATCAAATATAATCTTTTCGAAGTGGTAAGTGTGATTTTAGTGTAAAAGTGTGATAGATAACAACGCAACTAATGTGAATAGTGACGTAATAGTGTGTATAAAAGCAGTGTCGGTTCAAAGTAACAGTGTGATTGCCACTTCATGAACATAACTATCCAATAACCCCTagtaaaacttttttatttttacatactttcttgttcgatttttttctaatatcgATTTTCAAATGCAACCAAAATTATGATGTGTCTTTTGAAAGGTTTGTGTTCCAGAAATttgaactttttgtttattccgTACCACGATGTTAGCTTAGATCGTATATATTTTCGTTCCGACAAATAATGTTCTGTTTCGCAAAAGAATCGTTATATTTTCCTATCATTTGGTAAGTCACACTACAATTAtaaattaatattttctaatcacaatttaaatttgatcaattttttattataattttagagccaatttttttatcaaactgTTATGAATAATATTTAAACCTTTATTTCGCATTATGACAAGATACTTTTTCTATCACTTATTTTTTTCTCTGCGGACCCGAATAGGTTTCTTGTGTGTACACATATAGATATTATTTTAACCACTCTCAAAATTTATATCAAACGAAGttatagaaaaatattcatgaggTTGAACACTTTTTATGAACATTAGCACTTCAGCACTTAGTAGAGCGAGTAGAGcacatatattttatatttgacGGCGCATTAGAGGACCTTCTAGTGCAGTTCCAGCCTATTGAGAAAAGGTGCAATTGAGCCAATATCTTCGCAGTCTGGCATTATTTTCCCGCGAAACTTTAAACATGCATCCGCACAGAGCTGCCCCTCGAAGTACGCACCATACATCTTTTTACATTGGGCGCAGTTGTTCATGCAAACCCCTAGAAAGTCATAACCGCCCATCAGATCTGCAACAgagaaaacagaaacaaaaaaggaGAATTAGATTAGTTGTTATTATCAGTCCTTGTTGAGAATTGAAATCATTACCAAACTGGGGAGCGGCTCGCACTGCATGGTCACCTCCTGCTAGCACCAGGAAAAGTGCACAGAGAACCAACTTTATGTTGACCATTTTATTAGAAATTTTTGTTACCACGCAAATATCTTCTCTCTAACAAGTTTCCTACCAGACTACATCTCCGGATGGGAAAGGACCGATTTTTATAGTCAGATTCGTCTTTCTAATTGGATTGGTTTTAGTCGACAGATTTTCTAGGTTTGCATTCCCTTTCGGAAATTGATTGTGCCGCTGGTATTGGAAGTGACCTGGAATCTCAGCAGGACATTCTTGAGCGAGGCATGCTATATTTCTTGCGTATGGTAAATGACCTTCGCTAGTAGCAGTCCTATTTTCATACCATAGTAGTAAGTGTTTAAAATGCATTTTGCAATTTACCATCAAATATGTAATATATTTACcatacaatttatttttttcgagatTTCAGTTTGGAAAATGACGTCGTTTGCATTTTCCAGGACGTCTACAAGCCATATCGCACTGGTAACGGAAATGCGTCAGTGCTTCGTCCACATTCCCACGCTTCCCGAGAACCAATAAAGCGCTCTTCAAAAACCTCAGAACCGAACGCGACAAGCACTGTCCGCACGACTCATGAATGACCACATCCAATTTACTCCTCCATGGTAACACACGACAACAGCACAGACAAGGTAAGAACCAACAACACAGCTCAGGCAGTGCAACTTATTTTATGCCTCAAACGTCCGAAGCATGTGTTTTCCCTCCTTTTTCATGTTCTCACTTTTCCTGGCCGGGCAATTTGTTGTAAACGttacatttaaattataaatgtAGAACAACCTTTTAACATTGATTTCCTTCATATATGATGCCACAGATGCAAACAGCCTTTGGAGAAGGCCCACGAGGGAAACGTATGGCTTCCCACAAGCGCATGCCCTGGCCAAGCCATCAACCGAGCGCGCACAGCACACTTATTACCCGCTCAAAACAAGTATCAGCTATTCCAGGTATGAGCCGAGTTCGCCCCCAAAGATCAATTTCCCATAAGTTCTCCACAGCGCGAATTTGTTACGATTTCTTGGCCTCGGCTGTCTGTTGTCTATCCGGCCACGGTGCAGGTCCCTTTCGTGCCGCTCTGGCGAAGTTCGAACCGCTTCAACCAAATCCCGCAAACTTGAACGGGCGAGAAATGCTCTGGCCAGGCCAGCAAGGAAGAGGAAGACTTTTACGATATTATTTATATCTTTCCCCGTGCTCAGATCAAAGGCTATTCCCATAGTATATAGTTGCAAATGAAACGAAACGGACGGTGAGTTGAACTGCCGAAACGCGGTGTGGGTGGCTGGGTGGCTTCCAGTCCACCAGGTGAAAACGCATCTCCGTATTTGACGCCCATGTGTTTTCGATGCTAGGGTTTAACAAACATCAGCCCAGAAAAGAAACCTACCCGATGTTGTACCGATGCGATTTAGGGTTTTCTCTTAGTGATAGATTTACAACACCTTATCCGATGATTTCGGAGTACCACCCTAAGGCACACTTTCCGTTTTGAAACCATGCTGCAGTCGCGGTTAAAGAACCATATTATATACGGTTATTATAACCGCGTGTGTTACAGTAAAAGTCATCTCATAACAGCAGAAACTGATCGGTTGACGGGAGTGGGGCGAAGATGATCCCCCTCCTTGGAGCCTTCATTTGCAGCAGTACACCCAGAAAAGTGAGGGCAGTACGCGCACAGATGGAAGAGAAAGAAACCACATCCAGAAAAAGAACTAAATCGAATTGAAAATTCATTTGAAAAACATTCCACAGAGACGCGCGCGCCCGATAGGCTAAACTTTTGACCTCTCCCACATATACAGGCCCGGATAGGCTTGCCCTGCGGAAGATGAGTGGGAACTAGATGAGCCGTTCTCTTCGCTGGGTCGCGGTTCCGCGATCGTGGCAAAAATGAAGACGCGGCTCGCGAGTCGAAACAAGACGTCGCGGCTTATCCATCGGTCACATCTTGATAGTGGACTGTGACCTGGTTGCGACTGGGCCAACGGTCGGGTTTGTGTGTGCGTTCCGTTAGGGGGAGTTTTCCTGCTAAGAGGTGATTGTTTCGAGACGAGTGTACTGTAATCCTGTCAGATGTTTGAATCGTTCATCGAATCATCTTTTGCAATTTTTACAGAAGATGCTTCGATTGCATGAATGATAATCATCGCATTCGATGATAAATGGCACCATTTCGAAAGTTTGTTAgtgtgacaaaaatgaaattctgCATTAATTAAAAACTCATGCTAATGATGAATGAAGACAACAACGATGATTTTTCGATACCGGTTAGAGTTTATTATTCGAAAATTCGTTTATCCGCTGATTTGTTACCCTATCATTCGATCATCTAATAAAAGCGAAATGATTATCAGAAAGTGAATAGCTCAGAAAAATGACAAATGACGGCAACAACAGTGAGTAGAAAATAATAATTAGAAGCATCACATCATTGATATTTGCGGTGTCTTGACCTAACTAATTAccaatttgaataaaactttttcATGAGATTTTGACCAGtggtgattcgacattggtcttaggaagagttacccttacccagtagtttaattggccaaaacaccttgccggagacaacggagattgcgggttcgagtcccgtctggacgagggaaaaaattttctaattctagtcacaccttctattcccgttcatcttcgcattcccgcgaaactacatacattgcccgctttactaaacttaaaatgtaagtcaatatgacaaaaaatgaaattagttcgtaaagtaaaattagcacaacggagctcttccgtgatacgccttccatgggagttggccaccaactgacgtgtctcatcgcttgcgccgctgtagatataataagtcattatacatagtgtgcgtaaagagaccactctctcagttgacagaaataaacttccacagggcagtgtgtgcagcttCATCGCGGCGTGCggagatgcgggaacacaatagtagagggtgattcgacattggtcttaggaaaagttacccttacccagtagtttaattggccaaaacaccttgccggagacaacggagattgcgggttcgagtcccgtctggacgagggaaatttttttctaattctagtcacaccttctattcccgttcatcttcgcattcccgcgaaactacatacattgcgcgctttactaaacttacaaaaaatttattgaaacaacTCAAAACATAACTCACCTGATGATTTCGTACCACTTTAAGGTGGAAGTGTGTTGAAgacacaaatggccgacttcgagccaccgacttcgaattttcaaaagtataCCACTCGGTAATAGTTCATGTGTTTCCTGTGGAAAAATATGGCAatgtttgttatggtgatgACAACATAAGATGATGTTTTCATAGGTAAATCGTTACTATTTACGAGTCTTGTGCCAATGAAACTTCGTAGTCAACCACGTAGTGGCCGACGACGAGCTTCTTCTTAATAATCCACTGTGTCTTtccaattcgcacagaatttgctctgacttcgcacaaccaatgcgtgaaacgcataacgcaaaagttgtacaagaactacattgacagagatccaaatcagaatatgtatcatatacacaaaaatcgtaatgtctcaaCGAATCAACGGATCTTGCATCCCTAACATTTGTCTGCAACCGAAACAACCAACAGCAAGTCTTGTTGTCacagaagttattgacgctggtgccagtaacgcggAACCAAATGCATGTGAttaaaaccagagtcataattgaatgcaaaatgttttggacaaATCTAATGttcttgtttattgttaatgattgagtgatgttttcaaatgacctaatttatgaaagtgaatcgatcagacaataatcagtattgattactggttgcactgtttcaacgatgctagccttctgaacatcggttgatactttataagtgtagtggtttggagctgcggaatacattcaaaatacgttagagcatcaaatgcgttatgctcAACGCACATGctttgtactggttccaaatttaATCTGCAAATGCGCTAAATGAtttggttacgcacactcctaCTTTTGCGTGTTTACTTTGACTAACGGGTGCGAGTTGTACCACGGTGTtggcagggccggcgtcacattattttcccgagtgggtagtaaggaatagggaaggttcatgggtgacaaaggcgtagccGGGGGGTGACCTACTGATacctgaacatatttttacgaaaaatcgacagtgcatcaacaatgGGGTGTCAATGGAATGTTTGAGAGAAGttagattttcgaatattgttcagtggtaatgttttcaataaaaatggactttttcggatggtgatagcAAAAAACCAGGACAGATAATTGATTTaatgaatttcccatggaaggtaattgtGTAAGCTTACTTGCAGAAGCAATTCCACGACCTTGCGAGTAGCCTTCCgggagtttaccggaacattcgccatggtggacgaaaacatgcatgtaggcatgtttttcagtcctttcttcgttttatttatcaattcctcctcaattttcacgacaaaattgttggtgtaggtctcacgcttctggtttgcccagaaactctggatgggacGCACCCTGGATGACGtatcgattttcagccgcttcatctcctccaaTGGTTGCTTTGAGTAGTGGTCCAACACTAGATCTGGCCAGAGCATAGCGTCTTCGCccctatggtatttcttgatgaacgactcaacttccggt encodes:
- the LOC129723400 gene encoding eclosion hormone-like, translated to MVNIKLVLCALFLVLAGGDHAVRAAPQFDLMGGYDFLGVCMNNCAQCKKMYGAYFEGQLCADACLKFRGKIMPDCEDIGSIAPFLNRLELH